The proteins below come from a single Flavobacterium lindanitolerans genomic window:
- a CDS encoding helix-turn-helix domain-containing protein: MITKKDKNAADFILSAWLCILGLNLVAYYLLLTNQYQELPSFVVFGTTLPLAHGPFLYLYVKKQTSQSRFLLSDYLHFLPLVVGNILFASFYLSPFSKRLDVVVHEGQGYGLEMLVRTYGVYLSGIIYVSLSLLALYRYRKNMVQQFSNTEKINFNWLLYLIIWIIVIWFFVLFIQKDSFIYAATAFFILWLGYFGIKQVHVFHQPRLSENDYQVYEKAATNYFHEETAIDEAEKKYKNSGLTANDIDAIHSKLIQLLEEDKPFVNPNLTLNELAKMLEIHPNYLSQVINSKEEKNFYELINEKRIDEFVKKLENPENKQYTLLAIAYECGFNSKASFNRNFKKYFEVTPSEYQKKLES; encoded by the coding sequence TTGATAACAAAGAAGGATAAAAATGCAGCCGATTTTATTCTATCTGCCTGGCTTTGCATATTAGGACTTAACCTTGTTGCCTATTATCTTTTATTAACCAACCAGTATCAGGAGTTACCCTCCTTTGTGGTATTTGGTACCACTTTGCCCCTGGCTCACGGCCCTTTTTTGTACCTGTATGTAAAAAAACAAACCTCTCAAAGCAGGTTTCTGCTCTCTGATTATTTGCATTTTTTACCACTTGTAGTAGGAAATATATTGTTTGCATCATTTTATCTGTCTCCGTTTTCGAAGCGGCTGGATGTAGTTGTTCATGAAGGACAGGGTTACGGACTGGAAATGCTTGTCCGTACTTATGGGGTGTATCTGTCCGGAATTATTTATGTTTCTTTGTCGCTTCTGGCGTTATACAGGTACAGAAAAAATATGGTGCAGCAATTTTCAAATACCGAGAAAATTAATTTTAACTGGCTGTTGTATCTTATCATCTGGATAATTGTTATCTGGTTTTTTGTACTGTTTATTCAGAAAGACAGTTTTATATATGCGGCTACTGCTTTTTTTATTTTGTGGCTTGGCTATTTCGGTATAAAGCAGGTGCATGTTTTCCATCAGCCACGCCTGTCTGAAAATGATTATCAGGTATATGAAAAAGCGGCTACAAATTATTTTCATGAAGAGACAGCTATTGATGAGGCCGAAAAGAAATATAAAAATTCCGGTCTCACAGCGAACGATATTGATGCCATTCATAGCAAATTGATTCAGTTGCTGGAGGAAGATAAGCCTTTTGTCAACCCTAACCTCACGCTTAACGAACTGGCCAAAATGCTCGAAATACATCCTAATTACCTTTCACAGGTTATAAATTCAAAAGAAGAAAAGAATTTCTATGAACTCATTAATGAAAAACGGATTGATGAGTTTGTAAAAAAACTTGAGAATCCGGAAAATAAACAATATACTTTATTAGCTATTGCGTATGAGTGTGGCTTTAACTCCAAGGCTTCCTTTAACCGGAATTTTAAAAAATATTTTGAAGTGACACCAAGCGAATACCAAAAAAAGTTGGAAAGTTAA
- a CDS encoding M14 family zinc carboxypeptidase: protein MNKTTLLGVLCLFVMGITQGQVVSQNKSPLEKAQHYLKEKGEVVFTFQAQSKEQFKELARFLSISHKRVDQNELKVEAYANPEQFEKFQTYGIPYEVSVFENEFIADEYLAYGTSAWDDTWNAYPKYSEYVAKMQYWANTYPNLCKLQSIGTTPNGRTLYVLKISDNAQVDEAEPEFLYTSSMHGDEITGYPTMLRLIDYLLTGYATNSEISDIVNNTEIFICPLANPDGSYKTAGNDTMNSTGNTATRANSAGVDLNRNYPDPIDGLHPDGYAYQPETLAFMEFEKTRNFVLAANYHGGAEVVNFPWDTSTTPSTSNFSIHPHDNYFKFVSKEYAQLCQTADGNANYMDDVYNTGQFAGTTNGAAWYSVYGGRQDWNNFFNHNKEMTIEISATKFPSAANLPFYWQRNRQALLNYMKQANYGLKGTVKNSAGEAIDAKVYINGTDLMGSWVKTGPLGDYYKVMIEGTYNVIFEAPGYISQTQSVTVSNNAATVLNVTMVPSTTIPTANDKTICEGQTAALTATGTGTIRWYADNTTSTVLATGTSYTTPALSANKSYFVERETPQTVGPATVSGGNAVTNTNSRNRYMIFSATAPSKLKTVTINTSAAGEILVELQNSTGTMLESKMVKLSASGTQEIDLNFFVPAENNMRLVLRQISGFNIYIANSGITYPYSNGIVSITANSGTGTFLPFFNWKFQTFKSVRDEVIVTVKPNPAITTITPNTKVRGEAGFTLTVNGTNFVNGESIINWNGTNKTTTFVSSTQLTASISASDIATSGTIEVKVFNTCNNFSSTAANFTITAPTSTTWNGSSWSNGAPTASLDAIINGNYASGTNGSFTTKSLSLNSGYTLTVNTGSSITISDAIVNNAGAANFIVESNANLIQTNNAVNTGLITVKRNSAPLYRFDYTLWSSPVSGQNLRNFSPATLTNRFYVYNPASGNNGNYEAIFPAQNEGTYTFAQAKGYLIRVPDNYVSYVNSSIPGVSYNGVFVGVPYNGSFSFPLSNANNGFNLVGNPYPSAISISGLFSSNSNAIDGTVWFWRKRNGVAGSGYATTTGLGITSAQPEVAGMNPNGIISSGQGFFVKVKNGATQSSLNFNNSIRSAGTNGVFFRNGNTNSDEPEKHRIWLNLSNETDIIGQTLLGYMAGATENVDYGIDGKYFNDSPIALTSYIDNSEYAIQGRSLPFSTNDVVPLSFKTNVSGSYSISIDHLDGLFEANQDVFLKDNQTGQIHNLKIAAYNFVTESGNFTNRFEIVYRAALGMETPTINSNSIVVYKKNEMLYIDAGNYMMEKIEFYDVSGRLIYSKSEVDDTKTVISNLSVANQVLLVKIVTSENGTATKKIVY from the coding sequence ATGAATAAAACTACCTTATTAGGAGTGTTATGCCTATTCGTTATGGGCATAACCCAAGGTCAGGTTGTGTCCCAAAACAAGTCCCCACTTGAAAAAGCACAGCACTATCTTAAAGAAAAAGGAGAAGTAGTCTTTACTTTCCAGGCTCAATCCAAAGAACAATTTAAAGAACTGGCGCGTTTCTTGTCAATCAGCCACAAGAGGGTCGACCAAAACGAATTGAAAGTGGAGGCATATGCCAATCCGGAGCAATTCGAAAAATTTCAGACGTATGGCATTCCATATGAAGTCAGCGTTTTCGAAAATGAATTTATTGCAGATGAATATCTTGCTTATGGTACTTCGGCCTGGGATGACACATGGAATGCATATCCAAAATATTCCGAGTATGTAGCCAAAATGCAATATTGGGCAAACACCTATCCCAATTTATGCAAGCTTCAGAGCATTGGCACCACCCCAAACGGACGGACACTCTATGTATTAAAAATTTCCGACAACGCACAAGTTGATGAAGCCGAACCGGAATTTCTATACACTTCTTCCATGCACGGAGATGAAATTACCGGATATCCAACCATGCTACGTCTTATTGATTATTTGCTGACAGGCTATGCTACAAACAGCGAAATCAGCGATATTGTCAACAATACCGAAATCTTTATCTGTCCGTTGGCCAATCCTGACGGTTCTTATAAAACTGCCGGAAACGACACTATGAATTCAACGGGAAATACGGCAACACGTGCCAATTCTGCCGGAGTCGACCTCAACAGAAACTATCCTGACCCAATTGACGGGCTTCACCCTGACGGTTATGCTTACCAACCGGAAACGCTTGCTTTTATGGAGTTTGAGAAAACAAGAAATTTTGTGCTGGCAGCCAATTATCACGGTGGTGCAGAAGTAGTTAACTTTCCATGGGATACATCAACTACGCCAAGCACTTCCAATTTCAGCATCCACCCGCACGACAATTATTTCAAGTTTGTTTCCAAAGAATATGCACAGCTTTGCCAAACTGCAGACGGAAATGCCAACTATATGGACGATGTTTACAACACAGGCCAATTTGCAGGAACCACAAACGGTGCTGCATGGTATTCAGTTTATGGAGGAAGACAGGATTGGAACAATTTCTTTAACCATAACAAAGAAATGACCATTGAGATTTCGGCAACAAAATTTCCGTCTGCAGCCAACCTTCCATTCTATTGGCAAAGAAACAGACAGGCGCTTCTTAACTATATGAAACAAGCCAACTATGGTCTCAAAGGAACTGTTAAAAACAGCGCTGGCGAAGCTATTGATGCCAAAGTATACATCAACGGCACTGACCTGATGGGTTCGTGGGTAAAAACAGGACCGCTGGGAGATTATTACAAAGTAATGATTGAAGGAACATACAACGTAATTTTTGAAGCTCCGGGTTATATCAGCCAGACACAAAGTGTTACTGTTTCTAATAATGCAGCCACTGTATTAAACGTAACAATGGTGCCAAGCACAACCATTCCAACGGCAAACGATAAAACCATCTGCGAAGGACAGACTGCTGCATTGACGGCAACCGGAACAGGAACTATCAGATGGTATGCAGACAATACAACCAGCACAGTACTTGCTACAGGCACTTCATATACCACTCCGGCATTAAGCGCAAATAAATCATATTTTGTTGAACGCGAAACACCTCAAACAGTAGGCCCTGCAACAGTTTCAGGAGGCAATGCAGTAACCAATACAAACTCCAGAAACAGGTACATGATTTTTAGCGCTACGGCTCCATCGAAATTGAAAACAGTCACAATCAATACAAGTGCAGCCGGAGAAATTCTGGTAGAACTTCAAAATAGCACGGGAACAATGTTAGAATCCAAAATGGTAAAACTGTCAGCCTCCGGAACTCAGGAAATCGACCTGAATTTCTTTGTGCCAGCCGAAAATAACATGAGATTGGTTTTAAGACAAATTTCCGGATTCAATATTTATATCGCTAATTCCGGAATCACCTATCCTTATAGCAACGGAATAGTATCAATTACTGCCAACAGCGGAACCGGAACATTCCTGCCTTTCTTTAACTGGAAATTCCAAACCTTCAAGAGTGTCAGAGACGAAGTTATCGTAACTGTAAAACCAAATCCTGCCATTACTACGATTACTCCAAATACAAAAGTGAGAGGCGAAGCAGGCTTTACGCTAACCGTAAACGGAACCAATTTTGTTAACGGCGAATCTATAATTAACTGGAATGGTACAAACAAGACTACAACTTTTGTAAGTTCAACCCAACTGACTGCATCAATTTCTGCTTCAGACATTGCTACAAGTGGTACGATAGAAGTCAAAGTATTCAATACATGCAATAACTTTTCCTCAACGGCAGCCAACTTTACGATTACGGCTCCAACGTCAACAACATGGAACGGAAGCAGCTGGTCAAACGGAGCTCCAACCGCAAGCCTTGACGCTATTATCAACGGAAATTACGCTTCGGGTACTAACGGTTCATTTACAACCAAGAGCCTTAGCCTGAACTCCGGTTATACACTAACTGTAAATACAGGAAGTAGTATCACCATCAGCGACGCTATCGTAAATAATGCAGGAGCAGCAAATTTCATTGTAGAAAGCAACGCCAACCTGATACAGACAAACAATGCCGTAAATACCGGCCTGATTACAGTAAAAAGAAACAGCGCTCCGTTATACCGTTTTGACTATACCTTATGGTCCTCACCCGTGAGTGGTCAGAACCTGCGTAATTTCTCACCTGCTACATTAACAAATCGTTTTTACGTCTATAATCCTGCATCAGGAAACAACGGTAACTATGAAGCCATTTTTCCTGCACAAAATGAAGGCACTTATACATTTGCACAGGCAAAAGGATACCTGATCAGAGTTCCGGACAATTATGTTTCTTATGTAAATTCATCCATTCCCGGAGTGTCTTATAATGGTGTTTTTGTAGGAGTTCCTTACAATGGCAGCTTTAGCTTTCCGCTTTCCAATGCCAACAACGGATTCAACCTTGTAGGAAATCCTTATCCTTCAGCTATCTCAATTTCAGGACTATTTTCTTCTAATTCCAATGCTATTGACGGAACTGTCTGGTTCTGGAGAAAAAGAAATGGCGTTGCCGGAAGTGGTTATGCTACCACAACAGGATTGGGCATCACCAGCGCACAGCCGGAAGTAGCAGGCATGAATCCAAACGGAATCATCAGCAGCGGACAAGGATTTTTCGTGAAAGTGAAAAACGGTGCTACTCAGTCATCTCTAAATTTCAACAACAGTATCCGTTCGGCCGGTACAAATGGTGTATTTTTCAGAAATGGCAATACCAATTCAGACGAACCTGAAAAGCACAGAATATGGTTAAACCTGTCTAACGAAACAGATATCATTGGCCAGACCTTGCTCGGATATATGGCCGGTGCTACAGAAAATGTTGATTATGGCATTGATGGAAAATATTTCAACGACAGCCCAATTGCCCTGACTTCTTATATTGACAATTCAGAATATGCAATTCAGGGAAGAAGCCTGCCATTTTCTACAAATGACGTGGTTCCTCTGAGCTTTAAAACCAACGTTTCGGGCAGCTACAGCATTTCTATCGACCATCTTGACGGACTTTTTGAAGCAAACCAGGATGTTTTCTTAAAAGACAATCAGACCGGACAAATCCATAACCTAAAAATAGCGGCTTATAATTTTGTAACAGAATCCGGAAATTTCACCAACCGATTCGAGATTGTATACAGAGCTGCACTGGGTATGGAAACCCCAACAATCAACTCAAACAGCATTGTCGTTTACAAGAAAAACGAAATGCTTTACATTGATGCCGGAAATTATATGATGGAGAAAATTGAGTTTTACGATGTAAGCGGAAGACTTATTTATTCGAAGTCAGAAGTTGATGATACGAAAACCGTAATCTCAAACCTTTCCGTTGCCAATCAGGTATTGCTGGTAAAAATCGTCACATCAGAAAACGGAACTGCTACCAAAAAGATTGTTTACTAA
- a CDS encoding LamG-like jellyroll fold domain-containing protein, translated as MKKTYLLGCKLALTLFLVLLTSVSYSQNQTYTSSGTFTVPVGVTSITVEAWGGGGKGGTRTSNGGAGGGGGGAYVRSVMTVTPGTTYTVTVGAGSTSTAAGGDSWFGSNTTLLAKGGESVANNTTGGGNGGAAAASIGDFKRSGGDGADGSSLITIYGGGGGSSAGNALAGTNGTTFNGGAAPAGGGNGGNGVNSSTTNGNGGSGTIPGGGGGGAKRTSGSTTRNGGNGASGQVVVSYTLPNGPGGITAALQLWLRADLVNGTSSVADNTNVSSWQTQAMGSNASVYTSGQEPKFKNNPTDNVNFNAVVDFDNVSTEASGSYNYGLAGQQYLVGNSGYYTQDQFIVVIPNVTVNNSFGSMDILCSDADTSTQENDGTGIGFGAYSQRFNNEVLSYAYGTSSGLGNGYGVAETSTTKTYTNVGIINTRNNAGATAQELFYNGVSVVNTTSTGTFTNLSNGKYWIGRSEGWKATLDGRVAEIITFSSRKNDATERIRIESYLAIKYGITMGVNGTSQNYANSDGTVIWNATSNAGFNWNIAGIGRDDLSKLNQKQSRSVNLATDVAIGLGEIAATNTQNATTFTTNKDYLVWGCNNGTFASSGTTTNVNLGGLTTSFTAGNRKWKIVETGTDVGQVVVSLPKSSLTSNFTKTATQEYVLIVSSTSAFGSNDIVDIIPLTDTGSNYEVWYDFDGTKFFSFGVSNQFDNKYRLDNQTGDFVLGEKNINLNSSFTVSGWVRHTSGGGTVLAKSGAYQFYINGSNKLVGNWNGGDRITSTTSVNNGKWHYVAVAFNSGTASLYIDGVLDATATGQPTPVSNTANFSIGAMWSNKSAISSVFSGDIDEIRIWNSALTAAQIRYIMNQEIEKNGTNTYGKVIPNTITKNDIASIPWNNLQAYYDLNTFYGTSIKDKSDNNRWARIKYLTVDKNIVATQTAPLPYVSATDGAWATTTTWTNGNVQELPNNVSIVNAGIPVDWNIVQTSHNVTSVGNKTLLGLNVSSNTLSAQNDTKIEVSHYLKVNGKIDLVGKSQLIQTLNSDLDPTSSGALERDQQGTSNKYNYNYWCSPVSTQNATTNNIGYTINGVLRDGTTSTPQTIMWTSGTDGAPGSPITLSSKWLYKFQSASNNYANWIYVGHTGGLLAAQGFTMKGSGAATPTQNYTFVGKPNNGRIQYSIGPNLLNLTGNPYPSALDATAFINDNLATTTGTLYFWDHFGGETHVLLSYLGGYAARNLIGGVVAMSQPELQDVGPGTKIPNRYIPVGQGFFVTSSNIGGDMVFNNNQRQFVKEDNASSNLMFRNQAGTIPNASHFEKNSEDLEEEQDDFIKIRLGYNSRNNYHRQVLLGFMNELASSEIEPGYDAIHIDNQVNDMYFIHNGTKLVIQGDGYFDVNNIYPVAVKADAAGNVKFMLDKVENLDENQGIYIFDNMTGIYHNIRNNAFEINLDAGLHDRRFSLRFSPRENLGIENPTLEQGVDIAFTSNNNTLHIKNKLLDTTVTSVTAYTILGQSLTTWNVENQTQQNIQVPISGLSAGAYIVKIITTDGELSKKIIVK; from the coding sequence ATGAAAAAAACCTACCTACTAGGCTGTAAGCTAGCGCTTACACTATTCCTTGTATTGCTTACTTCCGTAAGCTATTCACAAAACCAGACTTATACATCTTCAGGAACTTTTACCGTTCCCGTTGGCGTTACCAGCATCACTGTTGAAGCATGGGGCGGCGGCGGAAAAGGAGGAACAAGAACCAGCAACGGCGGAGCCGGCGGAGGTGGTGGAGGCGCTTATGTCAGAAGCGTAATGACCGTGACTCCCGGAACTACTTATACTGTAACTGTAGGCGCCGGAAGTACTTCTACTGCTGCCGGAGGCGATTCGTGGTTTGGCTCAAATACAACCCTGCTTGCCAAAGGAGGCGAAAGCGTTGCAAACAATACAACAGGCGGAGGCAACGGAGGTGCCGCCGCTGCAAGTATAGGCGATTTTAAACGTTCCGGCGGTGATGGTGCCGATGGGTCTTCCTTAATAACCATATACGGTGGAGGTGGCGGTTCGTCTGCAGGAAATGCTCTTGCAGGAACCAACGGAACTACTTTTAACGGCGGTGCAGCTCCGGCCGGAGGCGGTAATGGAGGTAACGGAGTCAACTCCAGCACTACTAATGGAAATGGCGGAAGCGGAACTATACCTGGCGGAGGTGGAGGCGGTGCAAAAAGAACCAGCGGTTCTACTACCCGAAATGGAGGTAACGGAGCCAGCGGACAAGTAGTTGTCAGCTATACCTTACCCAACGGACCTGGCGGAATTACAGCCGCACTGCAATTATGGCTACGCGCCGATTTAGTAAACGGAACTTCTTCTGTTGCAGACAATACGAATGTTTCTTCCTGGCAGACACAAGCTATGGGAAGCAACGCCTCAGTATATACGTCAGGACAAGAGCCAAAATTTAAAAACAACCCGACAGACAATGTCAATTTCAACGCTGTTGTTGACTTTGACAATGTTTCTACCGAAGCCTCAGGAAGCTATAACTATGGTTTGGCAGGCCAGCAATATCTGGTAGGAAATTCAGGATATTATACGCAAGACCAGTTTATTGTTGTCATTCCAAATGTTACCGTAAACAACTCTTTTGGAAGTATGGATATTCTCTGTTCCGATGCCGATACATCAACCCAGGAAAATGATGGAACAGGAATTGGTTTTGGAGCTTATTCGCAACGTTTCAACAACGAGGTTCTTTCCTATGCCTATGGCACTTCATCCGGTTTAGGAAACGGATACGGTGTTGCTGAAACAAGCACAACAAAAACTTATACAAACGTTGGGATAATCAATACCCGAAACAATGCAGGAGCTACTGCCCAGGAACTTTTCTATAATGGTGTAAGCGTTGTAAATACAACCTCCACCGGAACATTTACCAACCTATCCAACGGAAAATACTGGATTGGACGAAGTGAAGGATGGAAAGCCACTCTTGATGGAAGAGTTGCCGAAATAATTACCTTTAGCTCACGTAAAAACGATGCAACCGAAAGAATCCGGATTGAAAGTTATCTGGCTATCAAATACGGCATCACTATGGGCGTAAACGGTACGTCACAAAACTATGCCAATTCTGATGGTACGGTAATCTGGAATGCGACCTCAAATGCAGGATTTAACTGGAACATTGCCGGAATCGGACGTGATGACCTTTCAAAATTAAATCAAAAACAATCCAGAAGTGTTAACTTGGCTACAGACGTTGCCATTGGATTAGGAGAAATAGCAGCGACCAACACGCAAAACGCAACAACTTTTACAACAAACAAAGACTACCTGGTTTGGGGATGCAATAACGGTACTTTTGCATCATCAGGCACAACTACAAACGTAAATCTTGGAGGACTTACGACTTCTTTTACAGCCGGAAACAGAAAATGGAAAATTGTAGAAACCGGAACAGATGTGGGTCAGGTAGTAGTATCACTTCCAAAATCTTCCCTGACTTCTAATTTCACAAAAACGGCTACACAGGAATATGTACTGATTGTTTCATCAACAAGCGCTTTCGGCAGCAATGATATTGTTGACATCATCCCGTTGACAGATACCGGCAGCAATTATGAGGTATGGTATGATTTCGACGGTACTAAATTTTTCAGCTTTGGAGTTTCCAACCAATTTGACAACAAATACAGACTTGACAACCAGACCGGAGATTTTGTTTTGGGAGAAAAAAACATCAACCTTAATTCGAGCTTTACTGTTTCTGGATGGGTTAGACACACCAGCGGAGGCGGAACTGTTTTGGCAAAAAGCGGTGCTTACCAATTCTATATTAACGGTTCCAATAAACTCGTAGGAAACTGGAATGGCGGAGATAGAATTACAAGTACAACTTCTGTCAATAACGGAAAATGGCATTATGTAGCCGTTGCTTTCAACAGTGGCACTGCCAGCCTTTATATTGACGGTGTGTTGGATGCTACCGCAACAGGTCAGCCAACACCTGTGTCTAATACAGCTAATTTTTCTATTGGTGCAATGTGGTCCAACAAATCAGCAATCTCCAGTGTATTTTCAGGTGATATCGATGAAATCAGGATTTGGAACAGCGCTTTGACAGCCGCTCAGATTCGTTATATCATGAATCAGGAAATTGAAAAAAATGGTACAAATACGTATGGAAAAGTCATTCCTAACACAATTACCAAAAACGATATTGCAAGCATTCCGTGGAATAATCTTCAGGCTTATTATGACCTGAATACTTTTTACGGTACATCCATAAAAGACAAATCCGATAATAATCGTTGGGCAAGAATCAAATACCTTACAGTAGACAAGAATATTGTAGCTACACAAACGGCTCCACTTCCTTATGTTTCTGCAACAGACGGAGCATGGGCAACCACAACAACCTGGACGAACGGTAATGTACAGGAACTTCCTAATAATGTTTCCATAGTGAATGCCGGCATTCCGGTAGATTGGAATATTGTACAGACATCACACAATGTTACTTCTGTGGGCAATAAAACCCTATTGGGACTCAACGTTAGCAGCAATACATTAAGTGCCCAAAACGACACTAAGATAGAGGTATCTCATTACCTAAAAGTAAACGGAAAAATTGACCTTGTAGGAAAATCACAGCTGATACAGACATTAAACAGCGACCTTGACCCTACCAGTTCAGGAGCTCTGGAAAGAGACCAACAAGGCACCAGCAATAAATACAATTACAATTACTGGTGTTCGCCGGTGAGTACTCAAAATGCGACGACAAATAATATCGGATATACCATAAATGGCGTATTGAGGGATGGTACAACAAGCACACCGCAAACCATTATGTGGACATCCGGTACTGACGGAGCTCCGGGTTCGCCTATCACTTTGAGCAGTAAATGGCTTTATAAATTCCAAAGTGCCTCAAACAATTATGCCAACTGGATTTATGTAGGTCATACCGGAGGATTACTGGCCGCACAGGGCTTCACTATGAAAGGAAGTGGTGCTGCTACTCCCACACAGAACTATACTTTTGTAGGCAAGCCTAACAATGGAAGAATCCAGTACAGCATAGGTCCAAACTTACTGAACCTGACCGGAAATCCATATCCATCCGCACTGGATGCCACTGCATTTATTAATGACAACCTGGCTACTACAACCGGAACACTCTATTTTTGGGACCATTTTGGCGGTGAAACCCATGTATTGTTATCCTATTTAGGAGGTTATGCGGCAAGAAATCTCATTGGCGGTGTGGTAGCGATGTCACAGCCGGAACTTCAGGATGTAGGTCCGGGTACTAAAATCCCGAACAGATATATACCAGTTGGACAAGGATTCTTTGTTACTTCAAGTAACATTGGTGGCGATATGGTGTTTAACAACAACCAAAGACAATTCGTTAAGGAAGATAATGCCAGTTCAAACCTGATGTTTAGAAACCAGGCGGGCACTATTCCAAATGCCAGTCATTTTGAAAAAAATTCAGAAGATTTGGAAGAAGAACAGGATGATTTCATCAAAATACGATTAGGATACAATTCCAGAAACAATTACCACAGACAGGTTCTTTTAGGTTTTATGAACGAACTTGCCAGCAGTGAAATTGAACCGGGCTATGATGCCATCCACATTGACAATCAGGTTAACGACATGTATTTTATCCATAACGGCACTAAACTGGTCATTCAGGGTGACGGTTATTTTGATGTCAACAATATCTATCCTGTAGCAGTAAAAGCAGACGCGGCAGGAAATGTAAAATTCATGCTTGACAAAGTAGAAAATCTGGACGAAAACCAAGGTATTTATATTTTTGACAACATGACCGGAATCTATCACAACATCAGGAACAATGCCTTTGAAATCAATCTTGATGCGGGATTGCACGACCGAAGATTTTCGCTACGATTTTCACCACGTGAAAACTTAGGAATTGAAAACCCGACCCTGGAACAAGGAGTTGATATTGCCTTTACAAGCAACAACAATACGTTACACATCAAAAACAAATTATTGGATACTACGGTTACTTCGGTTACTGCATATACAATATTAGGCCAAAGCCTTACCACATGGAATGTGGAAAATCAAACACAGCAAAACATCCAGGTTCCAATTTCAGGTTTAAGCGCCGGAGCTTATATTGTCAAAATAATCACTACAGATGGTGAGCTAAGCAAAAAAATCATCGTAAAATAA
- the hisS gene encoding histidine--tRNA ligase: MAKPGIPKGTRDFSPIEVSKRQYIIQIIKTNFERYGYQPIETPSFENSETLMGKYGEEGDRLIFKILNSGDKVRKADLAALEANNLAKFSNSLSEKALRYDLTVPFARYVVQHQAEIEFPFKRYQIQPVWRADNPQKGRFREFYQCDADVVGSTSLWQEVELVQLYDAVFTELGLEGVTIKINNRKVLSGIAEVIGASDKLIDFTVALDKLDKIGEEGVKKEMLAKGISPEAIEKVQPLFQFTGTIAEKIEKLSELLQSSEEGKKGVAELQFICDTVTKLGLKKSNLDLDVTLARGLNYYTGAIFEVAAPKTVAMGSIGGGGRYDDLTGIFGLKNVSGVGISFGLDRIYLVLEELGLFPQTVTATSKAIFFNYGEAEAFYAMQAITRLRNEGIKVELYPDKAKLDKQFKYAEKRQISFAVMAGSNEIATGSYSVKDLVTGEKHTLDFEGLKKMLQ; this comes from the coding sequence ATGGCCAAACCGGGAATTCCAAAAGGGACCAGAGATTTTTCACCAATCGAGGTCTCGAAGCGACAGTATATTATCCAGATTATAAAAACCAATTTTGAACGATATGGCTATCAGCCTATTGAAACGCCGTCTTTTGAAAATTCTGAAACCCTTATGGGAAAATACGGAGAAGAAGGCGACCGTTTGATTTTTAAGATTTTAAATTCTGGCGATAAGGTCAGAAAAGCGGATTTAGCAGCTTTGGAGGCAAATAATCTTGCCAAATTTTCCAACTCATTATCAGAAAAAGCATTGCGTTATGACCTGACTGTACCTTTTGCCAGATATGTTGTGCAGCATCAGGCGGAGATAGAATTTCCGTTTAAGAGGTATCAGATTCAGCCTGTTTGGAGAGCCGATAATCCGCAAAAAGGACGTTTCAGGGAATTTTACCAATGTGATGCCGATGTGGTTGGTTCGACCTCTTTATGGCAGGAAGTGGAATTGGTACAGTTGTATGATGCAGTTTTTACCGAATTAGGTCTGGAAGGTGTTACCATAAAAATTAACAACAGAAAAGTTTTGTCCGGTATTGCAGAAGTTATTGGCGCAAGCGATAAACTTATTGATTTTACCGTGGCTTTGGACAAGCTGGATAAAATTGGCGAAGAGGGTGTGAAAAAAGAAATGCTTGCAAAAGGAATTTCGCCCGAAGCTATCGAAAAGGTCCAGCCTTTGTTTCAGTTTACCGGAACAATTGCAGAAAAGATAGAGAAGCTTTCAGAACTTTTGCAGTCGTCTGAAGAAGGAAAAAAAGGAGTAGCGGAGTTGCAATTTATTTGTGATACGGTGACTAAGTTAGGCTTGAAAAAATCAAATCTGGATTTGGATGTTACACTCGCTCGTGGATTGAACTATTATACAGGAGCTATTTTTGAAGTAGCTGCTCCAAAAACCGTTGCCATGGGTTCTATTGGTGGTGGTGGCAGGTATGATGACCTGACCGGAATCTTCGGATTGAAAAATGTGAGTGGTGTCGGGATTTCTTTCGGACTTGACAGAATCTATCTCGTATTGGAAGAATTGGGGCTTTTTCCACAAACGGTTACGGCTACTTCCAAAGCCATCTTTTTTAACTATGGAGAGGCCGAAGCTTTTTATGCGATGCAGGCCATTACAAGATTAAGAAATGAAGGCATAAAAGTAGAATTGTATCCTGACAAGGCGAAATTAGACAAGCAGTTCAAATATGCCGAAAAACGCCAGATTTCTTTTGCTGTAATGGCAGGTTCTAATGAAATTGCAACCGGAAGCTACAGTGTAAAAGATTTGGTAACGGGTGAGAAACACACTTTAGATTTTGAAGGCCTGAAAAAGATGTTACAATAA